The DNA segment TCGGCTTCGATCTTGGGCTGCAGCACGCGGCGCAGGTCGATCTCCTCGCCCTCGGCCACGGCCATGTCGGCGAACAGCATGCCGAAATCCGGCTCGCCCACGCCCAGCTGCTGTTGCACGGCGCGCGAGGTCAGGCCGATCTTGCGGCCCACCAGGCGGCGGCCTGCGGCGAGCCAGCGCTGCGTGTTGATCTCCTGCACCTGATAGGCGGCCTGTGGATCGGTTTCGCCGATCAGCGTGCGCACCGGCGCGCACGGCGCATGGCCGGCATGCGCCTGCCACAGCAGGTCGGCGGCCGTGCGGATGGCGGCGCCGGCGTTGGATGGTTGTCGGGTCTCGTTCGTCATGGCTCAGAGCTTGATGCAGATGTTCGCCACTTCCGAATAGAAGTCGAGCGAGTGGCGGCCGCCTTCGCGGCCCAGGCCCGAGAGGCCGACGCCGCCGAAGGGCGTGCGCAGGTCACGCAGGTACCAGGTGTTGACCCAGGTCAGGCCCACGCGCACCTGGCGCGCTACGCGGTGGGCGCGTGTCAGGTTGGTGGTCCACAGCGCGCAGGCCAGGCCGTAGGCGCTGTCGTTGACGCGGGCCACGACTTCGGCTTCGCTGTCGAACGGCGCGATATGGCAGACCGGGCCGAAGATTTCCTCGGTGACGCAGCGCGCGCTGTCGGGCAGGCCGGTCCAGATGGTGGGTGTCACGTATGCGCCTTCGTCGCGCGCATCGCCGAACACCGGCACCTTGCCGCCGCAGACCACGGTGGCGCCTTCTTCCACCGCGAGGCGGAAATACGACTCCACCTTGTCGCGGTGGCCGCGCGAGATCAACGGGCCCATGTCCACGCCATCATCGCCGGGGTAGCCGAGCTTGAGCGCTTGCGTGCGCGCCTTGAGCGCCGCCACGAAGGCATCGAAGATCGGCCGCTCGACAAATACGCGCTCGGAGCACAGGCAAACCTGGCCGGCGTTGGTAAAGGACGAGCGCAGCACGCCCGCCACCGCGGCGTCGAAATCGGCGTCGGCGAACACAACCGCGGCGTTCTTGCCGCCGAGCTCGAAGGAGATTTCCTTCACGCCGTCGGCCACCGCTCGCATGATGGTGCTGCCAGTCCTGGACTCGCCCGTGAACGTGATGGCGTCGATGCCGTCGTGGCGGGTGAGGAACTCGCCGGTGGAGCCGCCGCCGAAGCCGTGCAGCAGGTTGAACACGCCAGGCGGCACGCCGGCCTCGTGGATGACCTCGGCCAGCAGCGCGGCGGAGGCCGGGGTCTCTTCCGAGGGCTTGGCCACCACGGTGTTGCCGCACGCGAGCGCGGGCGCCACCTTCCAGGTCAGCAGCAGCAGCGGCAGGTTCCACGGCGAGATGATGCCGACCACGCCCACGGGCTTGCGCACGGTGTAGTTGAGCGCGCCCGCGCCGTCCGCCGTGGGCGTCTCGTACAGTTCGTTGCCGGCGGTCTTGGCGAGGTCGGCGAAGGTGCGGAAGTTGGTGACGGCGCGCGCTACGTCCAGCGTGCGGGCCTGGTGCTCGGGGCGGCCGGTGTCTTCCACCTCGGCGGCCACGAAGGCGTCGAAGCGGGCTTCGATGCCGTCGGCGATGCGGTGCAGCAGCGCGGCGCGCTGTTGTACGTCGAGTTGTCCCCAGGGGCCGTGCAGCGCGCGCCGCGCGGCTTGCACGGCGCGGTCCACGAGCGCCGCATCGGCTTCGCACACGTTGGCGACAAGGTGGCCATCGACCGGGCAGGTGTCGGGAAAAGTGCCGGCGCTGGCGACGAACTCGCCGTCGATATAGTGCCGGATGAGTGGAATGTTTTGCTTGGGCACGGGTTGGTCTCCGTGCTGCGCGGGGTGGGGGAAGGGTGCGCAGCGAGGACCAGTATATGGAGCGCCCCCCGGCCTTGCATAATGAAGAAGACGGCCCCAGGTATTCCAAAATGGCATGTCAGGAAGGGGCCAGGGTGGCCGGCTTCGGGGCGCTCAGCGCTCTTGCGACAGTGCGGCGGCTTCGCGCAGGCAGGCGATGAAGTGCGCGGCGGCGGGTGCCGGCGCGCGGTCCGTGCGCACCGAATAGCCGATGGTGCCAAAGCGCCCGATATCGCCCAGGTCGAGGATGGCCAGCAGCCCGAGGCGCACAAAATGATCGGCCACGTCGCGCGCCATCAGGCCGATGGCACCGAGATCCTGCATCAGCCCGATATTGGTCAGCAGCGAGAGCGACTCCACCAGGTTGGCGGGCACCTGCAGGCCGGCGTCGAGGAACATGCGCTCGGCTGCCAGGCGCGCGGGAGATTCGTTCAGCGGGAGGATCCACGGATGCGTGGCCAGTTCGGCCAGGCGCAGGCCTGCGCTGGTGGCCAGCGGGTTGTCGCGGGCCACCACCACGCACATCGCGGTGTCGTACAGCGCGGTGTGCGTGAGCGCGAACATGCGGGCAAGCGGCAGGTCGCTCTCCGGCAGGCGGCCGATGACCAGATCCAGCTCGCCGGTGGCAAGGGCGGGGAAGAGGCGGTCGGTGGGGGCTTCGCGCACCGTCACCAGGATGCCAGGGCGGCGCGTCTTCATCAGCGCGATGGTGCGCGGCAGCAGCCGCGCCGAGGCGGAGATCAGCGTGCCGACGATGACGTTGCCGGTGTCGCCCGAGCGGAAGCTGTTGAGCTCGTCGGTGAGGTAGCGCAGCTCGGCGATGACGGACTTCACGCGCTCGCCCAGCAGCAGGCCGTAGCTGGTGGGCACCACGCCGCGGTTGGTGCGCTCGAACAAGGGGACTTCGAGGTCTTCTTCCAGTTCCTGGATCGCCTTGGTGACGGCGGGCTGGGTCAGGCTCAGCTCACGCGCCGCCCGCACGATGGAGCCGGACTGCAGCACGCGATCGAAGATCAGCAGGGGCTTGAGCTTGAGGCGGCGCAGCATCACGTCGCTCAAGGTAACGGTGGGACGGCTGGACATGAGGCACATTGCTTTGACCGCCTGGTGGGGCGGAAGACCATGCGCCGATTATAGGGGGGGCGCCGGTGCCGCCATATTGAGGTTTACCGCCGGCGCGGCTCGGGGGCCGCGCCGGTGTGCCTGTCACCGCTGGTCGCTTACTCCGGCTGGATGCCGGCCGCTTCGATCACCGGCTTCCACTTCTTCTGGTCCTGCTTGATGCGCTGCGCGAATGCCTCGCGCGTCTCACCCAGCGGGATGATGCCGGCCTTCTCCAGGTGCGCGCGGAAATCCGGCTCGGCGATGATCTTCTTCGCCTCGGCGCCAATCTTGTCCACGATCTCCGGCGGCATCTTCGACGGGCCGACCAGGCCGTTCCACGTATCCACCTGGTGGCCGGGATAGCTCTCGGCGATGGTGGGCAGCGACGGCAGCTGCGGCAGCCGCTTGTCGCTGGATACGGCGAGCAGGCTGAGCTTGCCGGTGCCCGCGTACGGCATCACCTCGGACACGCTGGCGCTGTACAGGTCGATCTGGCCGGCCAGCACATCGGCCAGCGCCGGCGCGCCGCCGCGGTACGGCACCATGGTGGCTTGCACGCCGGCGCGGCTCAGGAACAGCAGCGCGGAGAGCTGGGTCAGGCCGCCGTTGCCGGCGTGGCCTACGTTGAGCTTGCCGGGGTTCTCCTTGCCATAGCGCACCAGGTCCGCCACGGTCTTGAAGTTGTGCCGGGTGCTGGCGGCAAGGATGAAGGGGTTGCCGCCGACGTTGACGATAGGCACGAAGTCTCGCACCGGGTCGTAGCGGATCTTGTTGGTCATCGGGGCGGTGACGATCTGCGTCATCGTCGACATGAACAGCACATAGCCGTCGGCCGGTGCGCGCGCGACATACTCCGCTGCGATCAGGCCACCGGCGCCACCGCGGTTGTCCACCACGAAG comes from the Cupriavidus basilensis genome and includes:
- a CDS encoding Bug family tripartite tricarboxylate transporter substrate binding protein is translated as MMKTHSVHRTWTQKAAGALPIAQPTPTASTAKTCKRIAGKLGGRLAASLALAFAAALPALVHAQEPWPARPVTIVVPFAPGGNTDMIARLLAERLGRTFGKPFVVDNRGGAGGLIAAEYVARAPADGYVLFMSTMTQIVTAPMTNKIRYDPVRDFVPIVNVGGNPFILAASTRHNFKTVADLVRYGKENPGKLNVGHAGNGGLTQLSALLFLSRAGVQATMVPYRGGAPALADVLAGQIDLYSASVSEVMPYAGTGKLSLLAVSSDKRLPQLPSLPTIAESYPGHQVDTWNGLVGPSKMPPEIVDKIGAEAKKIIAEPDFRAHLEKAGIIPLGETREAFAQRIKQDQKKWKPVIEAAGIQPE
- a CDS encoding 2-hydroxymuconic semialdehyde dehydrogenase, whose amino-acid sequence is MPKQNIPLIRHYIDGEFVASAGTFPDTCPVDGHLVANVCEADAALVDRAVQAARRALHGPWGQLDVQQRAALLHRIADGIEARFDAFVAAEVEDTGRPEHQARTLDVARAVTNFRTFADLAKTAGNELYETPTADGAGALNYTVRKPVGVVGIISPWNLPLLLLTWKVAPALACGNTVVAKPSEETPASAALLAEVIHEAGVPPGVFNLLHGFGGGSTGEFLTRHDGIDAITFTGESRTGSTIMRAVADGVKEISFELGGKNAAVVFADADFDAAVAGVLRSSFTNAGQVCLCSERVFVERPIFDAFVAALKARTQALKLGYPGDDGVDMGPLISRGHRDKVESYFRLAVEEGATVVCGGKVPVFGDARDEGAYVTPTIWTGLPDSARCVTEEIFGPVCHIAPFDSEAEVVARVNDSAYGLACALWTTNLTRAHRVARQVRVGLTWVNTWYLRDLRTPFGGVGLSGLGREGGRHSLDFYSEVANICIKL
- a CDS encoding LysR substrate-binding domain-containing protein, with protein sequence MSSRPTVTLSDVMLRRLKLKPLLIFDRVLQSGSIVRAARELSLTQPAVTKAIQELEEDLEVPLFERTNRGVVPTSYGLLLGERVKSVIAELRYLTDELNSFRSGDTGNVIVGTLISASARLLPRTIALMKTRRPGILVTVREAPTDRLFPALATGELDLVIGRLPESDLPLARMFALTHTALYDTAMCVVVARDNPLATSAGLRLAELATHPWILPLNESPARLAAERMFLDAGLQVPANLVESLSLLTNIGLMQDLGAIGLMARDVADHFVRLGLLAILDLGDIGRFGTIGYSVRTDRAPAPAAAHFIACLREAAALSQER